From the genome of Gemmatimonadota bacterium:
TCGCATTTGGTAACTATCTGATACTAAAATCGACCCCGCCTGAGTAGGCCTAGGGCGCGGCTGAACCCGCGCCCCGGGGGTACGTATCGATTCGGACAGCTCGCCTGGAATCGCAAACGCTCGTCGCAGTTGATTAGATTCTCCATATATGGAGGTGTATATGGAGCTTTCTAAAAAGACCACCATCCTTTTTTCCCCGGAGCTGCACCGCCGCCTCACGTCATTGGCGGCAAAAAGACATGTGAGCCTGGGCGAGCTGGTGCGCGAGGCATGCGAGGCGCACTACGGGATTGCCGGCAGCCCCGAGCGAAGCGAAGCCGTACGCGCGCTTGGCGCAATGCATCTGCCGGTTGGCACACCGTCGTCCATGAAGCAGGAGTCCCAACCCGATCCGGGAGACAGCCTGCCATGATCCTCGTGGACACCAGCGTAATCATGTATGCAGCTGGCGCCGACCATCCGCATAAGCTGCCGAGCGTGTCGCTGCTCGAGCGCATAGCAAGCGGCGAAGTCGAAGCAACGATCGACGCTCAAGTGCTGCAGGAGATTCTCCATCGGTACCGCGCAATCAAGCAATGGAACGATGGACGACGCGTTTACGATCTCACTCGCCAGCTCTTTCCAAACGTGCTGCCAGTGACTGCTGCCATCATGGACCGTGCACGCAGGATACTCGACGCGGACCCGCGGCTGATGGCGCGGGATGCGCTTCACGCAGCGGTGGTAATGGTCGAAGGAATGGAAGCGGTGTGCAGCTACGATCGCGACTTCGATCGCATAATGGGAATCGTGAGACGGCAACCAACAGCGTGATCAGAAACCCGCTCGGCGGCTGAGGGTGATACTGAATCGGCCAGCCGAGGCCGTCGGTGGATTGCGGCTGCCGTCCGAATTCCGTTTACCCGTCGGATCTCGCCGGACTTCAGAATCCGGCGAACGCTTTGCGATCCACGCGGGTCGTGTCGCCAAGATACACGAAGTGGATGTGATTGAAATATCTTGTCGCCACGTCACGGACGTCATCGGACGACACGTGGCGCAAGTCCTCCATGGCCTGACTCGCCTTTCGATAGTCGCCCTGATATAGCTGCGCACGTGCCAGAAAGTCAGCCTGCCCGGCATTCGTCATGTTATCCGCGAAATACTCGACGATGAACTGATCCGTGAAATTGTGGAGGTTTACAGGGCCAGGGATGTGACGGATATCATCCATCTGCTTCGATATCAACGGCAGTACGGTGGTCGGCGCGGCAGTCGATACGTAGATGGCACCGGCGGTAGCGCCGCGCTCGATCCATATGGCGTTCGCCGCATAGCTGAGCCCGCGCTCCTCGCGAATCGCGTCCGTCATGCCGGTCGACAAAAGCGCCACGGCGACGCGAAATGCTGGCGATGACGGCGATGCTGCGTCGGGACCGCGAAATATTCCCACGACATAATTCGTCGGCAGGATCCGCGACCGCAGATTGATGGTCGAGTTGGAAGCGTTGGGCACGGACGGGAGCGTCCAGGTGTAATTCCCCGCTGGCAGTGCAGCCAGGGTCCGCGAGACTGCGGCTTCGACTTGCGCGCGCGTGACGTTTCCAACAACCACCAGCAGCAATCGCGACTTGACGATCTGTTCCTCGTATTTTGCAATCGTCGCGGAGTCGAGCGCGGCGAGCGTTGCCTCGGTACCATCCGGATTCAGGCCGTATGGCTGGCCGGCGAAGGCGACGCTGTCAGCAAGTTTCTCGATATACACATCCGGCTCGTCACTCTCGAGACGACTATCGGCTACGAGCCGCGCACGAGAAATCTTGAGACTGGACGAGGAAAGTGTCGGATGCATGAGACGGTCCGCGAACGCATCCCAGGATGCGTCAAATTCCTGGCGAATTCCGCGAAAGCCATACACTGTCCAGTCAGCTTCGGGATCGATCACGAGCCTGCTTCCCGTCAATCCCCATGCGGCACGCCAGTCGCTGCCCGGATACTTCTGCGTACCGTATTCACCGTCGTGCAGCAACAGTGACTCCACACCCTGCGTAGCCTCTGTGAGTTGTCTCGTACCGCCCAGCAGATAGATATTGACGGCAACAGCATCATTCGCGTAATTGGGCCGCTGGATCACACGAATTCCTGCGACATCGTACGAAACCGTCACACTGTCCAGCGGCGCCAGCCGACCCTCGGCGGTGATCACCGACATTGCCCTCTCGGGCGGCGCGCTGGCACACGCCACGCACAGCCACGCGATGCACGCGCCAAGCGACAGTGAGATGATTTGCGCGCGCAACTTGTTACCGGGCCGAGGTATCATTGTCTGCCTTCCCCGAGGGCCTCGGCGAGAATGGTGGCGGTGGACGCAGCGCGGGCGGGCGGTACGAGTGCAGCGATCACGAACGGCTTGTGAAAGAGATAACGTTCTACGTAGGAGTGCAGATCGTTCTCCGTCATCGCCGCCATGTTGTCACTGTAGCTTCGGAAATAGTCGGTGCCTGCGACCGACCACGTCTCGGCGAGATCGAGTGCCAGGCCATGAGCATTTTCAAGCTGAAGCACGCTGGCAACCTCGCGGCGTTTTGTCGCGGCTGCAATTGTCGCTGGAGAGAAGTAGCTTGGCTCGGCCATGTAGTCGAGCTCGGTGTAGAGCGCCGTCAGCGCATCGGGAAGCTTGGCCGCCGTGGTAACGCCGTGGAAGGTGATTGGCCCAGTGTGCGCGCGGGTGCTGTATTCAAGCGCGACTTCCTGAAACACTCCGCTATCCACGAGCCGGGTGTGAAAACCGGACTGATCGTCGTTGACGATTTCTGATAGAACGTCAGCCGCATACGTTCCTCGCGGGTCGGTCGAAACGCTGGGTCCCTGCCAGGCGACTTCGAGCGTAATAGTGGTGACGTTCGCCGATATGACCACAGCGCGACTGGAGTCAAGCGCCGGCATGGCGGCAACCGGATGCGAAGCGAACGGATTCGCCTGACGCTTCCAGCCGGCGAAATGGCTCCGTGCCATCTCCATGCCTTCGCGAGCACCGATGTCCCCTGACACGATCAGCGCCGCGTTGTTCGGGACGTAATATCGCTTGAAGATCGTGGTCAGCTGCGGAATGGTAACGGACATCAGGCTCATTTCGTCGCCGATCGCGTTCTTGCGCGGGAAACCGTCGCCCCAGAGTCGCATGTCGGTCTCGCGCTCGAGATGGAACTGCGGGTCGGAGGCGTCTCGTTGTGCCTCGTTCATTACGATGAAGCGTTCGCGCTGAAAGTCTGCATTTTCGAAGTGAGCGTCGCGCACCAGGCGCGCAAGTGTTCCAAGCGCGTCGTCGGTATTCGCCGAGGGGGCGACGAGAAAGTAGAGCACGTCCTCATCGGATGTCGCGCCGTTGTACGCTGCACGCTCCTTCGCCGCATCCCAACTGAACGGCTCGCCCAGTCCTCCGCGATAGCTCCTGAAAAGCATGTGCTCGAACAAGTGGGGGACGCCTTGATCCTCTTCAGCCTGCGTCATCGCGCCGGCCCGGAATACTATCTCTGCCGTGACAATAGGTATGGAGTGATTCTCGACGATGATCACCTGCAAGCCATTGTCGAGCGTATCGGAGTGCATGATCCGATCGAGGGTCGCGCGCTGGGCGTTGCATCTGGCAACTCCGATACCCGAAAAACTGAACGCGACTGCGAAGGTGCCGACGACCACGAGACTACACCGCATCCGTCCCCCCGAAGGGTAGGTTTGGCCATTCGATGGGCCAAATCTACAGCTCCACGGTAACCTCTGCACGTTCGCCGACCGCCGCTCGTCGGCGCAGGTTGGCGGCAACCGAGCTGTTGCCGAGCGATCGACCCACCAGCGACGTTTCGATCCGCATCGAAGTGTCGCCTCGATGGTGTCTCTACATTTTCCGGTGTGCGTGCCATCGAACCATGTTCCGAGCCGATCAGCCGGCGGGAAGCAATCGCAACCGGCGCAGCCATGCTTGCCCTGTTGAAGCTTCACGGGCACATACCGTCAACACCGCAGAACACGGGAGCATCAGTGACAATTGCCTGCTTCATCCGCTACCAGATCGATCCGTTCCAGCGTGACGCGTTCAAGACATACGCCGAAAACTGGGGTCGGATCATCCCGAGATGCGGCGGCCACCTCATCGGATACTTTCTTCCACACGAAGGCACGAACGATATCGGGTGGGGCCTCATCGCATTCGACAGTCTCGCCTCGTACGAGAAGTACAAGGCGCGGCTCAGGACCGATCAGGAATCGCGCGACAATTTTCTCATGGCGCAGAGCAAGCGCTTCATCCTCCGTGAAGAGCGCAACTTCGTCGAAGTCGTCGACGGAACGTTCAACGTTCCGTCGACGCTTGGCGGCGCTTGACCGCGTAGCGTTTACGATGCCGGCGGCGTGACGACAAAGGAAGATCCATCGACGCTGATCGTCCACCCTGGCGCGAGCACGAGCGTCCAGCCGTTGCCGTTGATGGTAGTCGTCTGCTTCACGACGCCAGGCTCGAGATGTACATCGCCGAGCGATACGCGCAGCTCGGTCCACGATTGATTGATGAGGGCGCCGGATGGTGCGGAAAGCGATGCACCATCTGCGCTCTTCCACGCAAGATTCGCCATCACCGTCCCCGACGCACCGAGCGAAGCCTGGCCGCGCGGGTTGAAGCTCACGTTGAGCGAGTGCGGCCGCAGTCGCACGGTCGGACTGTCGAGAAATTCCTTACGGTACGCGGCAAGCTCGCGCTCGCGATTCGCCCATCGGATGTTCTCTTCGGCGACGATCGCGGGACCGCCGTAGATCCGAGCGCGTGAGTGCGCCGCCTGGGTGACGGCCGGCGACACGGTCGTACCGGCTGTTGCCATGAGTGCTGTCCGGACGAGCGATGCGGCCGGGAACTTCCGCGGCGCAATCGCACTGGCGATCATCGACTGCAAATCAGGATTACTCCTGAGCGAGCGGTGCCAGCGCTCGTTGGTGTAGTCGTCGAGCAGCATCGCGTACGCAGGCCCGGTGAAGTACTCGAAGGCGCGAACGAACGACGGAAGCGTCGTCGGAGCCGAATCCACCGATGCGATGAACGACGCACGGGGTGAGTTGGACAGCTTCCAGCCAGTGTATTCCGGAATGCCTTCCTTGACGTCCAGCGCTCGCTCGCGCGTTATCTCATCGGGCGAAGCAATGGCGTAGCGGGCTGCACGAAACAGGAGCGCATCGTGCACCGCGCTGTCGCGCCGCGCGCCGGTGCTGCGCAGAGCCGTCGCGAGCGCCTTCCATTCCAGACGCAGCCAGGTGCGGCCAGCGGCTTCGTCCAACAGTCCGGACCCGGAGCCGGTCTCTTCGTACGATGGTGCCGGCAGCACCGACGGCTGCAGCACGTGCATGGCTTCGTGGATCAGCAAGCGTTCA
Proteins encoded in this window:
- a CDS encoding CopG family transcriptional regulator gives rise to the protein MELSKKTTILFSPELHRRLTSLAAKRHVSLGELVREACEAHYGIAGSPERSEAVRALGAMHLPVGTPSSMKQESQPDPGDSLP
- a CDS encoding type II toxin-antitoxin system VapC family toxin, with amino-acid sequence MILVDTSVIMYAAGADHPHKLPSVSLLERIASGEVEATIDAQVLQEILHRYRAIKQWNDGRRVYDLTRQLFPNVLPVTAAIMDRARRILDADPRLMARDALHAAVVMVEGMEAVCSYDRDFDRIMGIVRRQPTA
- a CDS encoding insulinase family protein; this translates as MIPRPGNKLRAQIISLSLGACIAWLCVACASAPPERAMSVITAEGRLAPLDSVTVSYDVAGIRVIQRPNYANDAVAVNIYLLGGTRQLTEATQGVESLLLHDGEYGTQKYPGSDWRAAWGLTGSRLVIDPEADWTVYGFRGIRQEFDASWDAFADRLMHPTLSSSSLKISRARLVADSRLESDEPDVYIEKLADSVAFAGQPYGLNPDGTEATLAALDSATIAKYEEQIVKSRLLLVVVGNVTRAQVEAAVSRTLAALPAGNYTWTLPSVPNASNSTINLRSRILPTNYVVGIFRGPDAASPSSPAFRVAVALLSTGMTDAIREERGLSYAANAIWIERGATAGAIYVSTAAPTTVLPLISKQMDDIRHIPGPVNLHNFTDQFIVEYFADNMTNAGQADFLARAQLYQGDYRKASQAMEDLRHVSSDDVRDVATRYFNHIHFVYLGDTTRVDRKAFAGF
- a CDS encoding pitrilysin family protein; its protein translation is MRCSLVVVGTFAVAFSFSGIGVARCNAQRATLDRIMHSDTLDNGLQVIIVENHSIPIVTAEIVFRAGAMTQAEEDQGVPHLFEHMLFRSYRGGLGEPFSWDAAKERAAYNGATSDEDVLYFLVAPSANTDDALGTLARLVRDAHFENADFQRERFIVMNEAQRDASDPQFHLERETDMRLWGDGFPRKNAIGDEMSLMSVTIPQLTTIFKRYYVPNNAALIVSGDIGAREGMEMARSHFAGWKRQANPFASHPVAAMPALDSSRAVVISANVTTITLEVAWQGPSVSTDPRGTYAADVLSEIVNDDQSGFHTRLVDSGVFQEVALEYSTRAHTGPITFHGVTTAAKLPDALTALYTELDYMAEPSYFSPATIAAATKRREVASVLQLENAHGLALDLAETWSVAGTDYFRSYSDNMAAMTENDLHSYVERYLFHKPFVIAALVPPARAASTATILAEALGEGRQ
- a CDS encoding NIPSNAP family protein, with amino-acid sequence MTIACFIRYQIDPFQRDAFKTYAENWGRIIPRCGGHLIGYFLPHEGTNDIGWGLIAFDSLASYEKYKARLRTDQESRDNFLMAQSKRFILREERNFVEVVDGTFNVPSTLGGA